The following is a genomic window from Rhodospirillaceae bacterium.
TGCGATGTTTCTTTTTGCGCCACGCTTCGTGTTTGGACGCCGCATATGGGCGACACGATTGAAAACACGATGCCAAAATCCTTGAAGGTCATTTGTCTTGGCGGACGGGCGGTTAATAACAGCGATCTCAACCACCTTTGAAGGGTCTGGACTGTCCCAGTCGCCATCCAGGTAAGACTCAACAAAGCCCATATCCCCTTGCGTCAGAAGCCGTCGAACAGCCCGCCAACGATTGATGACCATAACGGTTTCTGGAGCGCCACCTGGGCCGAGGCGGTGCTGTGACCCATCTGGCAGCGTTAAATCCATGGTGCCAATTGTGATCTTGCTTAAAACCTCGATGACTTTACCAACGAGAGCGTGTCCGCTGTCTTTAAAGATGGAGTGTTCGTTATTGGGATTGGCCATACATTCCTCGGTCAACCGTTTCTATGAGATGCAAATGTTACTGGATGTTCTGGTGGTTTTGGGCGACGGACAAGGGGGACACCTTTGCGCCAAAGTTTAAATGCTTCCCAGTGAATGCCACCGATAACTTTAAGTGTCATTAAGGGATAACTGCAAAAGGCTTTTACCATAGCCCAACGTGTTAGTGGTTTGCGTACCCCTGCAAACGACGCAAACAGGAGTGTGCCGTTATCGTCGGTTTCGTGAATGGCGACTGAAACATCGTCAGAAGGAGGGCGAATGCGAAAATTATAAATCATATCCATGTCGATAAACGGTGAAACATAGAAACATTTTTTAACTGAATGGCGGACCAGGCCATCATCACTCCGCGCATCGAAAAGGTAACAGTGGCGTTGGCCGAATGTGTTAGAAACCTCGTGAAGAACTGCGACGAGCTTACCATCGGGTGCGTAACAGAAATAATTTGAAAGTGGATTAAAAGCGTATCCCAACATGCGCGGATAGCAAAGAAGTCTGATTGGTCCGCCATCAATTGAGATGCCTGACTGGGTAAGGGTTTTCTCGACCCACGGACGAAGAGGCTGGCCTGTTCCAGGTCCGTGGTCACGATCGTAAAAACTTAATAATGAAAGCCGGTTATAACCAAATCCTGTGACTTCTTTATCTATACTCTGGAGTTCATCCAGGTCCAGAAGGGTTGCGAAGACGCTGTAGGTAAGGCGATGTTTTTTGGGTCGCGTTCTGCGGTGCATCACCGTGCCAGTGTACAGCGATGACTCAAATGCCGTCATGTGCGTTAGGCCGCCTGAGATTGGATAGATAGTGCATCGTCGACTTCAGCTAAGCACAGTCGACCGGATTCATTTTCGACTATCCAGGGTCGTTTTACGCCGCCTAAAGCCTCAGCGACGGCAAGTCCAGACTGCAGTCCATCTTCATGGAAACCGTACCCAAAGTAGGCACCGCAATACCACGTTCTATGTTTGCCCTGTAGTTTCCATAACTGTTTTTGGGCTTCCAGTGCTTTCTGATCAAATATTGGATGCTCATAATCGAACGACTGAATGATCTTTGCAGGGTCCGGTTTTATGTGTGGATTAAGAGTAACAAACACGGGGTATTGAACATCTACGTTCTGAAGTAGATTCATCCAATAGGTTAGGCAGACCAGTTGATCATCTGAGCCGGAGCCAGAAGAAATATAATTCCAACTTGCCCAGGCGCGCTTCCGACGGGGCATGAGCGCATGGTCGGTGTGGAGTACGGCATGGTTTGCCTCATACCGAATGCCACCCAAAAGGCTCGTTTCTTCATGTGATGCATCTTTGAGCATCGCTAAAGTTTGATTTGAATGTGACGCCACAACGACGTGATCAAATTTATGGCTTTGACCATCTTCAGTTGTAATGGTGACGTAATCTTGTGAGCGGCGTATCTCTTTTACTTTCGTATTTACTAAAATTTTCTCTGCATATTCCGCAGTGATTTTTTTCACGTAGGCTTTACTACCACCGGATACGGTTTTCCATTGTGGGCGTTTGTTATGTTGGGTTTCTAGCAAGCCGTGATTAGAGAAAAACCGCACAAAAGCTGTGAGAGGATACCCACGGATCTCTTCAAAACTTGCAGACCATATTGACGCTGCCATAGGGTAGATATGATCCCGCAAAAAAGCATTTCCGTAGCCAGAAGACTTCAAATATTCGCCCAAAGTAACGTTTGCGTTCTGTGGGAGTAGTGCAGCAGCTTTACATTCTCGATAGAAACGCAGGATGTCTATAAGCATTGTCCAGAAACGGGGCCGCATGAAGTTTCTTTTCTGGGCCAGCAGACCTTTCAATCCGGCACCTGAGTATTCGAATCCACCATCACTTATGGATGCTGAAAATGACATAACGCTGTTTTCGGTTGGCACGTCCAAATGTTTAAAAAGTGCTGTCAAATTTGGATAAGTCGACTCGTTGTAAACGATGAATCCAGTATCAACAGGAACAGTTTTCCCTCCCTGAGGGCCATTGAGCAAAGCATCGACGGTGTTGCAATGTCCGCCAATTCTGGAGTCTTGTTCAAACACGGTAATATCGTGGCGCTTGTTCAGAAGCCATGCAGCTGACAGTCCAGATACTCCTGTGCCAACGACGGCGATCTTTAATTTGGCTTCATTGCGCATTGAAAAAGGCCCCATATTGCTTTGCACAACGTGCTGTGCAGTGCACTCTCTTAACTGTAAATGCTTGGAATCCCGAGAGTTTATTCTTATCTAATTTGATCAATGGGTGAACCCTGGGATTATTGCATGAATGTGCAATTGAAAAAGTATAATACGAAAATGCAAAGTATTACTGATTTTAAAACTATACGGTTAAAATACGGAATCGGTTCACCTCATTAACTGTTACTCTCCAATGAGTGATCTATATCCACTCAATCTGCGTAAGGAATTTATATTGCAGTAAGAGGGAGTTTTTTGTGTTTGGTGTTCAAGAACGGTATGACGTTCCAAGTTCACCCGCAGTCGTAATTAAGGGGCCGCCGGGCAATCGGCGAGGAAGACGCGCAGTGACTGGCAATAAATCGGGGGCAACTGCTCTACCTGATACAGTGGTCATGACTGGGCTCTTGGTCGCAGTGGCTGAAAAGCGTGATAAAGACGCTTTTGCAAAGTTATTTGCTCATTATGCCCCAAGAATTAAATCCTATTTAATGCGCCAAGGTGCGAACCAGGCGTCTGCTGATGAACTTAGTCAGGAAGCGATGCTATCGGTCTGGAGGAAGGCTGACAGATTTGATGCGAACAAAGCTTCAGCCGGGACGTGGATTTTTACAGTTGCTCGTAATCTGAGAATTGATGCGCTGCGTAAAGAGAGAAGACCTAACTTTGACCCTGAAGACCCGGCTTTTGTTCCTGAGGCGGAAGTGGCACCAGATCATGCCTTAGAGATAGGGCAAACGCAGGTCAGGATTAAAGCGGCCGTTGCAACCTTACCACCTGAACAAGCTGAGGTGATTCGTTTGTCTTTTTATCAGGACAAACCCCACGGTGAAATTGCCGAAGAACTCGGTCTGCCATTGGGCACGGTGAAATCGAGATTGAGATTGGCTATGCGCCGTGTACGCACGGCGTTAGGAGAGAAAGAATGAATGCGAGTCATCATCCAAGTGACGATCTGTTGTGGTCGTATGCATCTGGGTCATTAGACGAACCCTCTTCGATACTGATTGCTACGCATTTGGCATTGTGCCCGGCATGCCGAGGCGTGGTTGCGAAAGCGGAGAGCCTCAGTGGTGAATTGTTTGAAGACATTCAGCCTCTAGATGTCGGCGCGAGCGCCTTAAACTCTGTATTGGCGCGTCTTGACGACGAGGATGATGAGAAGTTTGAGTCTGTTCCTCAGATATCAGATGCCCAACACGATGCATTAGGCTTGCCTCGACCACTGAAGGACTATTTGCCGAATGAGCTTGGCAATTTGTCATGGCGTTGGCTGGGGCCAGGCGTGCATTATAGTGCAATTGAGACTCAGGCTCGCGGCCCTAAGGTCGGTTTGTTGCGCATTGCGCCTGGAACCAAAGTGCCCATGCACGGCCATAGCGGGAACGAAATGACTATGGTGCTTACTGGTGGATATACCGATGCGACGGGAAGTTTTCAGCGCGGTGATGTTGAGGCTGCAGATGATGGGCTAGTTCACCAACCGGTTGCGGATAAAGGTGAAGAGTGCATTTGTTTGGTTGTGACAGAAGGTGAGTTACAGCCGACCGGCATGATAGCCAAAGTCTTGCAGCCATTCTTCCGCATTTAGAATAATATTTTTAGCGCAATGAAATAGAGCCCCTAGACACTCTTGTCTGGGGGCTTTTTTTATTGCTTTTCGACTGCTACCGCTAATTCATAACCAATACCTCTGACCGAGCGAATGAGAGAAACGTCTCCAGTGAGTTTCTCAAGTTTACGCCTCACTTTGGTCACTAAGACATCTATGCTGCGGTCGAGCGGGTTCCACTCGCGATGATAAATGGCCTGCATCAGGTCTGCCCGACTCATCGCCACATAAGGGTTTTGTACCAATACGCTTAGCAGTTTGATTTCCCCAGTT
Proteins encoded in this region:
- a CDS encoding DUF1365 domain-containing protein, which produces MTAFESSLYTGTVMHRRTRPKKHRLTYSVFATLLDLDELQSIDKEVTGFGYNRLSLLSFYDRDHGPGTGQPLRPWVEKTLTQSGISIDGGPIRLLCYPRMLGYAFNPLSNYFCYAPDGKLVAVLHEVSNTFGQRHCYLFDARSDDGLVRHSVKKCFYVSPFIDMDMIYNFRIRPPSDDVSVAIHETDDNGTLLFASFAGVRKPLTRWAMVKAFCSYPLMTLKVIGGIHWEAFKLWRKGVPLVRRPKPPEHPVTFASHRNG
- a CDS encoding NAD(P)/FAD-dependent oxidoreductase; its protein translation is MRNEAKLKIAVVGTGVSGLSAAWLLNKRHDITVFEQDSRIGGHCNTVDALLNGPQGGKTVPVDTGFIVYNESTYPNLTALFKHLDVPTENSVMSFSASISDGGFEYSGAGLKGLLAQKRNFMRPRFWTMLIDILRFYRECKAAALLPQNANVTLGEYLKSSGYGNAFLRDHIYPMAASIWSASFEEIRGYPLTAFVRFFSNHGLLETQHNKRPQWKTVSGGSKAYVKKITAEYAEKILVNTKVKEIRRSQDYVTITTEDGQSHKFDHVVVASHSNQTLAMLKDASHEETSLLGGIRYEANHAVLHTDHALMPRRKRAWASWNYISSGSGSDDQLVCLTYWMNLLQNVDVQYPVFVTLNPHIKPDPAKIIQSFDYEHPIFDQKALEAQKQLWKLQGKHRTWYCGAYFGYGFHEDGLQSGLAVAEALGGVKRPWIVENESGRLCLAEVDDALSIQSQAA
- a CDS encoding sigma-70 family RNA polymerase sigma factor, which produces MAEKRDKDAFAKLFAHYAPRIKSYLMRQGANQASADELSQEAMLSVWRKADRFDANKASAGTWIFTVARNLRIDALRKERRPNFDPEDPAFVPEAEVAPDHALEIGQTQVRIKAAVATLPPEQAEVIRLSFYQDKPHGEIAEELGLPLGTVKSRLRLAMRRVRTALGEKE
- a CDS encoding ChrR family anti-sigma-E factor; its protein translation is MNASHHPSDDLLWSYASGSLDEPSSILIATHLALCPACRGVVAKAESLSGELFEDIQPLDVGASALNSVLARLDDEDDEKFESVPQISDAQHDALGLPRPLKDYLPNELGNLSWRWLGPGVHYSAIETQARGPKVGLLRIAPGTKVPMHGHSGNEMTMVLTGGYTDATGSFQRGDVEAADDGLVHQPVADKGEECICLVVTEGELQPTGMIAKVLQPFFRI